TGGGTGACTTTTGCTGAAGGAGTttggtctattttttttttgtccccTTAGCATATAAATGATTGGGTTTTGGAATGTCTTGTGGGTTTTTGTGACAAAGCTAGCTTTCATCACCAATGTGCAATAAAAAAGCGAGAGCCCATCATAAGGGAAGCTTATAGAAGCCTATAAAAGGGGAActgattacaaaaaaaataggaattaTGAAAATGTTGTCCATCTTTGAAGAATAACTGAAATGATAATATAATAGAATTCCTTGGTCTCATACATCCAAAGAGAGACGTTGATCCTCGTTGTTGACCACATTTCTCTCAAGGACTCCCAACTTATATTTCTCTCAAGCCAAAGTTCCAAAATGTGCCATACTTTTAGGGCTCCCCTGTCTTGACGGCAGGTGGAGCCTTCATCGTCAGACAATAACAACAAATTTTGTTCCCAGCCAAAAGACAACAAGTTGGTGTTATTCTTCTCGTATCTACATAATATATAAAGACAACAAGTTGCAGTGTGCTTTCAGACCTGTCTTCTATAGAGGTGTAGACCCCTGAAGATGTTGTTCTTTCtcaaaaaagaggaaaaaagaaagaatgatgaaaagaaacaaaggaaagaATGTTTCAAGGGGATGAAACTAATAGTAAATAGGATTTTTTTGGGACTCagagttttcttcttcttggtctTATGCAAATCTTTTCCATGGGGAATCTTATACTTCGGATGTGTATGAATATCACATCTCCCCTTCTTGTACTTTCTCTGGTaatgaaattttcattttcgtcGTGTTGGAAAGTTGTGGATTGCTTGtagaaaaatgtcaatttttcTGTAAATTTTTATTGCTACATCACTTGTATTTGACTGTGTTGCAGATAATGGTGGTGGGATGAGCCCCGACAAAATGCGTCACTGCATGTCATTGGGCTATTCAGAAAAAAGCAAATTAGCAAACACTATTGGACAGTGTAATTTGCCACCATAAATCAAAAGTTTCATCTTGTAGTTTTTAATCTCTTTTGAAagcatttttatttcatatcttCACAGATGGTAGTNAGTTTTTAATCTCTTTTGAAagcatttttatttcatatcttCACAGATGGTAATGGTTTTAAGACTAGTACTATGAGACTTGGAGCAGATGTAATTGTGTTCTCGCGTTGtggaaaaaatggaaaaaggtctgttttgtttgtttgtttattattttatattttttctctccattttctaCAACTTTATCCTTAGGGCAGATAGTTATGGTAAAACATAATCAGAGTTAGAAAACAAATcgacaatttaatttttttttgctttaatttCTGTTTTCATTCACTCCCTCGAGGGGTTTGTATTTTTATGCAttagtttcttttcatttgaagCCTTCAATGTAAAGTTTTGTCTtttgttcaattattttcctttagTTTATCTTCTACGGTGTACTGATTGAACTCTCTCGGCAGTGGCACACAGAGCATTGGATTACTGTCCTATACATTTTTGAGAAGCACTGGAAAGGAAGATATCATAGTTCCAATGGTAATGACATTTACTTGTTTATTTAATCCTATTTATTAACCttcatttcaattaattatttcatatatgtatataaatatatataggtATGTCTGAATGtgtgtatttatatttttataaattatgaggGAGAAAAGGATGGAGAATCCACCATTTCTGTTTCAAGTGATCTTGGATCAATAGGATGCTATGGATTATTTGTCTATGCATCTAATATGTGCTGTACAACTTGATATGCAAATGCCTCAAGTTTTTCCATGGTTGGCTTTTTATGTTCATAGCCTACCTTCTTATTTCTCTGAAGTTAAATGAGTAGTTAAGAACTTAAAACTTAATagttattgttgttgttgttgtcataattatttttattgtaatttttttatatctatgGATTGGTTATATGTTTAAGATGTATGTTATAGAATTAGCCGAAGAAATAATTGCGTTTCATTGATTTTGGGTAATGGTTGCAGGAAACTAGACCTTTTGATTCGAAagactctttctttcttctctcctaCACCACGTtactaatttcttttctaataaGCTAGCAGAATACTAATTTGTTTactctaataatattttaattttttttttctagaggTGTCCTGCTCTATTGAAATGATCACTGTTTCTCCATCTCTTGCTTATCATGAAGTCGTTGCTTCATATTGTGCACTGTGCTTTTAAGCACTAGGTCTGTGTGGCTTGAATTATAGTTTTGAATTGGATTATTGGGCACCGTCTGTTTAGTCGTTAAATTACCTCTGTTATATTTTGATCATGTAAGATAGAAGTAATATATTTCGAAACTTGTACTCCCACTGATAGTTTATGTACTTGAATTGTAATAAAAGCTTGACTATGAAAGGAAGGGAGGTGAATGGACCAAGATAGTGCGATCTTCTCTTAGTGATTGGAACAAGAATGTAGAAACAATTGTTCAGTGGTCTCCATTTGCCAGTGAAACTGAACTTCTTCGTCAGGTGATGCTTTATTGTTCATTTGGGATACGTTCgtcatattcatttttatatttttttaacttcttaCAAATTTCTTCATTAGGTTTAGGGTTCCTTTTTGTAGGTTTGGTTTTTTGGATGcccttgtattctttcattctttttctctcaatgaaatctcgatttttttattaaaaaacaattcttCATTAGGTGAACTGAGTTCTTGCATGGAGTGGTATTGGTTTGAAGATTTTTCCTGTTCACTGTggtcattttctttcattagaAAACTAAGCTTTCTTCAGGAagaataaaagatatttaCAGCTTTTCTTTGGATGATATGAGAAATTGCAGAATCTTagaggatttttttttgtgttgatGGATTTAAAAGGTTTCCCCACAAACGAAGGGATTACACAAAAATCTTCTAATGGGAGATAATTAGAGAAATAGTAGCTTGGCTTAGACGACTATAATGGAAATTAGTAAGTATTTATCTTCGCATTGTTCTTCTTGGTTAACTGATTATGTTGCTTGGCATGTTTTTCAGTTCTATTTGATGAAAGATCATGGAACTCgcattattatatataacctCTGGGAAGACGACCAAGGACAGTTGGAACTGGATTTTGATACTGACCAACATGTATactacatatatattttacttttttttttaccgcaTACTAATTTTGTCAgtatctttaaattaatacttAACCAATATTTTGTTAgtatctttaaattaatacttAACCAATATTTTGTTAgtatctttaaatttaatacttAACCAATATTTTGTTAGGACATCCAAATAAGAGGCGTCAACAGAGATGAGAAGAATATACAAATGGCAAAAAAATTTCCCAACTCCCGGCACTTCTTGACTTATCGACATTCTTTGAGGGTAATGCTTCATGTGACTAATGAGCAGATGTTCCGTTAATTTGGCTTGAATAATTGCCTACGTGGTTTTAACTTCTATTTTTCTGCAACTGCTTGGAATAGTCTTcactaatttgaaatttggaaactCAAAATAATGCATTTGGAGTTCATCTTTTAAAGGCGACCAGAAGATGCTGACGATGCTCTGTGAATGGAAGAAagcaattatttttttcattcactGAGATTAATTAATTCTGTTGATATACAATATAGGTTTTTTTAGAGAGGTTAGAGGTGTTATGATGAGGTTTGGGAGATGGTGAGGTTCTATGCGTCTTTGTGGACCTCGGTATCTAGTcccttttgtaattatgatcttggtttgattttgctgGATTGAGGTCTATTTATATAGTTAGCTCTTGgactcctttttgttttttagcttgtttttttcatatacccttattttcttttatttttctcaatgaaagcttGGTTCCTTACgaaaaaagtattaaatcTCTAGGGTTATGCTTCAATTCTTTATTTGAGGCTTCCTCCTGGTTTTCGTATTATTCTTCGTGGGAGAGATGTCGAACACCATAACATAgtgaatgatatgatgatgtccCAAGAGGTCACGTACAGACCTCAACCAGTTGCTGAGGGGGTTGTCAAAGATACAAACGTAATgctcttgattttcttttctttcttgaatgtTCATATTTGCTATGCTCTGCGGTGCTAACTGCTTGCAGATGTTGTTCTCAGATGGTTGCAGTTGTAACCATTGGGTTTGTGAAGGATGCAAAGCATCACATAGATGTTCAAGGATTCAATGTTTATCACAAGAATCGACTGATTAAGGTATGCATCTCTTCTATGAGAGCTTGATGAttatggatatatatatatattttttttttttttttatataccaGAAATGAGCCTTTTCATTGAAGAAATGATAAGAGActaatgttaaaaaaatacaaaaattagaatagagaaaggaaaaattgaatacATAACAAGAcaacataaaataaagatttagagaataaaaaagCTTCCCAATTAAGGTAAAAGTCCtgcaaagaaaatggaatgaTTTGGAAAGTGAGCACCAAAAGCTATAGTTGTATTTCTTTGGAAGTGCTTAGTTCAAGTTTTTCTTCTNttttttttttttttttttttttctttagttcaGCATTTGGACGTGATTACCATGGCCATTCCTTTCATGTGTTTTTATTATAACTAtgataatttttatgattaatgTGAACTAGAGAAACTGTTGATGTTGTTaaggttttcttttcttcctaatttttagttttaaaatattttgacaaTGAACTTGAAGTTTTCGCTGACATTTGAAACAACCTTTAGGGACAACGAACTAATTAACCTCCAGAGACAAAACAAGGCAACCTAACTTGCCAGAAAGTTTTCCATTTAGATCTCATCTCAttagttgaattattttgCAATGATATGGAAAGTCCAAGAATATGCCATGAAGCCACATAAGATCCTTTTGTCTCTTTCGTGCCAAATTTCAGAACCTAATAGTTTTGACAATGTTGACCCAAAGGATTCTAGATCTTCCTTTAAAGCTATGGCTGGAAAGGagcataaaaattataatatgctTGTTGAAGATTCCAGGCGCAACATGTAAACCATTagttttttcatattttttgcttttttaattgattttcagGGCTTTCTGAGAAGTACACTTCTGATTATGCAATTATGCTTTTCCCCACATGTTAAATATGAATTGAGTCATTAATGTTtctgattaaatttttttatttgccaGCCATTTTGGAGGCTTTGGAATGCTTCGGGAAGTGACGGTCGTGGAGTTATAGGTACTGTTTTGGCATATTTATTTACTGATTAATTCACTTATCAATAgaagattaataaaaaaatggaaaaaatggaaatctGATGTGGTCCATGTTCTGATAGCTCAATTATGCTGCAGGTGTTCTAGAAGCAAATTTTGTTGAACCTGCCCACGACAAGCAGGGTTTTGAGCGAACAACTGTACTTGCAAGACTTGAGGCACGGTTGATACAGATGCAGAAGACTTACTGGTTTGTTACTATGGTTAATCACTAGGTGGCATAATTTCAGCTGTTATCCATTCCTGAACCTATTATTTTGTCCTTTAGGGCTTCCTATTGTCATAAGATCGGCTATGCTCCAAGaagaattaataaatttaccAATCAGTCTCCGGATAGAGGTACATTGGTGTTTTTCGTTAGCTTTTCTTCTAAAACAGTCGCAAACTTTTCTATGGTTAGGGATCAATTTGTTGcaaaaccaattgtttatccatttctttttcagtgaTGTGAGTGATGATGTGTGCTAAATGTTATCATGGAGTGTCATCTGTCACCAAGTCAATTCCATTGGCCCTCTGACATGTTTACCTAACTTTTGTAGAAAGTTCCCCCGATGATTATTCTTTGCAATCTTCACCTcaatcaagaaagaaaagtggAAAGACACCTGATAAAGTCTATTCAGGAAAAGATTCAGAAAAGATTCAGAAAACAAAAGACTGTAGATATGTGAATGGGGATTCAAGTAAAGACAACAACAGCAGTATGGCCCCTGAGCAATCCAGGACACGACCATCTTCTAAGCCACCTTCACCTTCTCCACGAGAAGTTTGGGTGGATAGCCTGCATGGAGGACAGGCAAACAGTATTGGCAATGGGACGTTTCATGAGAAGGAACCTCATGGAAATGATGTTTCAGTGACGATGGAAGTTTCTTCAAATGGAGGAGTCAGTCAAGCTCAGGAAGTTGGATCGGGCTCAAGAGGACCCCAACTGAAggtatattatatttttatttttgtttctcatatCCAAGTGGAAGCAAAACCTTAATTGGCTGGCATAAAATAGATGGAACAGTAGATACTTCTTCCAAATTCTATGCATTCTACATGGCCCCAAGGTTTAGGTACcttaaatttacatttttatttcacaCTTTTTTCAATTCCTTGAACTAAATAACTCGTCAAATTGGATTTATGAAAATACACCACATTCAATCTTCATGTTTTTATGCTTGCTGCTTGTGCCCATGCTTTCAGTAATGTGAATGGTAATCAAATGCACCTGGagatattatttatgtttttctatATAAACTTGGAACAGTATTGATTTAAGTTTGCATTCCACTCTGGCAGGGAGGAGATGTAAACACTAATGAGCGTTCCCTTTCAAGTTCTGAGTTCCACATGCTACAGCAGGTGAAGGGAGAAAATGCAGAATTGAAGGAGAGGTCTGCGTTCTTTCTTCTGCTTATATAGTAATTGGCATTGTCTGGATGCCACTAAATGTTGGCGCTTCATGTCTATCCCTTTCGCAGATTACAGAGAAAGGAAGCCGATCTCAACGAATTGCAGCATGCAAGAGATAGGTGTAAATCACTTGAGGCTCAGGTGCGCATTCTATTTATGTTCTTCTATCTAGTATGTACTGCTGAATCAAATGGTGAATGCTTCTGTGATGGATCTATCAATTAAATTGCATTCCTCTCGTCGTGGATGAATTTATTGTGAGGACTCAATTTGATAGTGCTAGCATTACATGGTGTTTGCCCCATTTGGTCATTTGTTGGGGAAAACGCGTTGGTGGATTGCAGATTATACGCCAGTAGAGATTTTGAACTTAACTTATCTTAGTTTCCAATAGGATTTTCACAAATTATAAGGCTTAAACGATGTAACattcttgaaatttaatttgttccCTAATGTGATCCAGCTTAAAGCAGCAGAGCTTAAAATTGAGGAATTgaataaagaacaagaaagccTAATAGATATTTTCTCAGAGGAGAGAGATCGAAGAGAAACTGAGGAGAGAAATCTGCGAAAGAAGCTCCAGGTGAGGTTACCACCGATCTAGTTGTCTTTCTCTGCTTGCTTTTGTCTTGCAATAAAATTGTTCTTGCTCTGGGCGTCTACAGGAAGCATCCAACACCATTCAAGAGCTGCTAGATAAGATAAGAATACTGGAAAAACGTTAGCTCCTTGTAGAAACTTGGAGCTCTGGAGTTACCATTAACATTCTTTTGGCGGCACCTTCCTCATCACCGAATTCTCTCACGCCTATCGTGGCAATTGCCAAGCTAGGCCCTTGTAAACGAATACCGTCGATGCTGTTCCTGCAAA
This sequence is a window from Cucurbita pepo subsp. pepo cultivar mu-cu-16 chromosome LG04, ASM280686v2, whole genome shotgun sequence. Protein-coding genes within it:
- the LOC111794019 gene encoding protein MICRORCHIDIA 7-like, which translates into the protein MEDCVKQELAEPLRAQETSNNHEVSNVFPAFIELSSDSESDSEDSEQEVVDGILGGVTRSIGLPNGVDGGFLKKRRLNELGVILPLGFLPPAALAGTDVVAVPLPPSEEAATGQVARTSNVNASACKQFWKAGDFEGAPCSNWESSSGGMDHVRVHPKFLHSNATSHKWALGAFAELLDNSLDEVCNGATHVNIDVLVNKKDTTRMLLIEDNGGGMSPDKMRHCMSLGYSEKSKLANTIGQYGNGFKTSTMRLGADVIVFSRCGKNGKSGTQSIGLLSYTFLRSTGKEDIIVPMLDYERKGGEWTKIVRSSLSDWNKNVETIVQWSPFASETELLRQFYLMKDHGTRIIIYNLWEDDQGQLELDFDTDQHDIQIRGVNRDEKNIQMAKKFPNSRHFLTYRHSLRGYASILYLRLPPGFRIILRGRDVEHHNIVNDMMMSQEVTYRPQPVAEGVVKDTNMVAVVTIGFVKDAKHHIDVQGFNVYHKNRLIKPFWRLWNASGSDGRGVIGVLEANFVEPAHDKQGFERTTVLARLEARLIQMQKTYWASYCHKIGYAPRRINKFTNQSPDRESSPDDYSLQSSPQSRKKSGKTPDKVYSGKDSEKIQKTKDCRYVNGDSSKDNNSSMAPEQSRTRPSSKPPSPSPREVWVDSLHGGQANSIGNGTFHEKEPHGNDVSVTMEVSSNGGVSQAQEVGSGSRGPQLKGGDVNTNERSLSSSEFHMLQQVKGENAELKERLQRKEADLNELQHARDRCKSLEAQLKAAELKIEELNKEQESLIDIFSEERDRRETEERNLRKKLQEASNTIQELLDKIRILEKR